The DNA sequence AAAGGTAGTGGAACGAGTTTTCGGAATAAATGATAAGGAACCTACACCAGCTTATTCGAAGTCAGATGGGTTAGATTATGTACCGATGAGCTGGTGGAAGGGGAGTTTAATTCAGTTATTAAATATTGCAGGGCTAGGCCCTATTTTTGGTGCAATCATGGGTGCGTTGTATGGACCTGTGGCTTTTATATGGATTGTTGTTGGCTGCATTTTTGCCGGAGCAGTTCACGACTATTTTTCTGGCATGCTTTCGCTCCGTCACAACGGAGCTCAATATCCAACACTAGTTGGAATGTATTTAGGAAAAACTGTACAAGTTATCATAAATATTATTTCCATTATCTTAATGGTTTTAGTGGCAGCTGCATTTGTCGCAGGTCCAGCTCAATTGATTGCAGAAATTACACCACTTAGCTTTATGGTTGCTATTTTTGCTATTTTTGCTTATTTCTTATGTGCTGCACTTTTACCAGTAAATAAAGTGATTGGTAGAATTTATCCAATCTTTGGTGGGATTTTAATCTTTATGGCGGTATCGATTGCAGTGGCGCTATTGCTTACGGACAGAGCGATCCCAAATTTAACATTAGACAATTTGCACCCAGGCGAACTGCCAATTTGGCCATTATTAATGGTAACAATCTCATGTGGTGCGATTTCCGGATTCCATAGCACACAAAGTCCGATTATTGCGAGAACGTTGAAAAAGCAATCTGACGGTCGTAAAGTTTTTTACGGAGCGATGATTGCAGAAGGAATCATTGCATTAATTTGGGCAGCGGCGGGTATGACTTTTTTTGGTGGTACAGATGGTCTTGCCGGAGCGCTTAACGCTGGTGGACCTGCAGGTGTTGTAAATGAAATTTCTACGACGTTATTAGGAACGCTAGGTGGCATTCTTGCTATTTTAGGGGTCATTATTTTGCCAATCACAACGGGAGATACGGCGATTCGATCATCGAGAATGATGTTGATTGAATTATTGAGTAAAGGATTTAATAACAAGAAGGGGAAAGGTGTTGTACTTTTTGCTACAATGATTGTCGTTATCCCGGCCTTTTATTTATCAACAATTGATTATTCTTTCTTATGGCGCTATGTAGGATGGACGAATCAGCTCGTCGCTACGGTGATGCTTTGGACAGGAGCGATGTATTTGTTGAAAAATAACAAGTTTCATTGGATCTGTGGCGTACCAGCGATGTTTATGACAGCAGTAGTCTGCACTTACATTTTTTACGCTCCAGAAGGTTTAGGAATGGACTATTATATTTCTGTCGTGATTGGTGGATTCCTGACTTTGTTTGTAATTGCCTGGTATATAAAGAAAATACGCTCCTACCGTGGCTAATAGATATGGCTAATAGGGACGGTTCTGGATTGCCAGAACCGTCCCTTACCTTTGTTAATCAATTTGTTTTTATAGGGGAAGGAGAAGTTAATCAAT is a window from the Evansella cellulosilytica DSM 2522 genome containing:
- a CDS encoding carbon starvation CstA family protein, whose amino-acid sequence is MATFLFSIGLLIVGYIVYSKVVERVFGINDKEPTPAYSKSDGLDYVPMSWWKGSLIQLLNIAGLGPIFGAIMGALYGPVAFIWIVVGCIFAGAVHDYFSGMLSLRHNGAQYPTLVGMYLGKTVQVIINIISIILMVLVAAAFVAGPAQLIAEITPLSFMVAIFAIFAYFLCAALLPVNKVIGRIYPIFGGILIFMAVSIAVALLLTDRAIPNLTLDNLHPGELPIWPLLMVTISCGAISGFHSTQSPIIARTLKKQSDGRKVFYGAMIAEGIIALIWAAAGMTFFGGTDGLAGALNAGGPAGVVNEISTTLLGTLGGILAILGVIILPITTGDTAIRSSRMMLIELLSKGFNNKKGKGVVLFATMIVVIPAFYLSTIDYSFLWRYVGWTNQLVATVMLWTGAMYLLKNNKFHWICGVPAMFMTAVVCTYIFYAPEGLGMDYYISVVIGGFLTLFVIAWYIKKIRSYRG